A genome region from Thermomonospora amylolytica includes the following:
- a CDS encoding phage tail family protein, translating into MPIIAGTTTAPPPQPPPAFGTPTATWYAPDGTIWPLTDPATGWKTLRDVVGLDTPPYQMTTDPHPRGGARVRHQQPQPRLITWPLLVRGRTSAEIESRWRALEDAITQTVDLGPGVLEVVRPGGGGARRISAHYQEGFEDDLKLPDKRLAVITFYCEDPFWYDPVPVTIYREHGTAVDFLASYPSVSSSQVLGATTLVNPGKVVAWPEWVITGPATQITATLVATGESWTLTPADVGGTLAAGDEVRISTDPPRVRYHPAAGPVEVWTEALDWPSAVLWGLPRGNSDVVFQVDGAAAGTSITLSFHPRYKTS; encoded by the coding sequence ATGCCGATCATCGCCGGCACCACCACCGCACCCCCGCCGCAGCCACCTCCAGCGTTCGGGACCCCGACCGCCACCTGGTACGCCCCGGACGGCACCATCTGGCCGCTCACCGACCCGGCGACCGGGTGGAAAACGCTGCGGGACGTGGTCGGCCTGGACACGCCGCCGTACCAGATGACCACCGACCCGCACCCGCGCGGCGGTGCCCGCGTCCGCCACCAGCAGCCCCAGCCCCGGCTGATCACCTGGCCGCTGCTCGTGCGCGGCCGCACCAGCGCAGAGATCGAATCCCGGTGGCGGGCGCTGGAGGACGCCATCACCCAGACGGTCGACCTGGGCCCGGGTGTGCTGGAGGTCGTGCGGCCCGGCGGCGGAGGTGCCCGCAGGATCAGCGCCCACTACCAGGAGGGTTTCGAGGACGACCTGAAGCTGCCCGACAAGCGGCTGGCCGTCATCACCTTCTACTGCGAGGACCCGTTCTGGTACGACCCGGTGCCGGTGACGATCTACCGCGAGCACGGCACGGCGGTCGACTTCCTCGCCTCCTACCCCTCGGTGTCTTCCTCGCAGGTGCTGGGGGCGACCACCCTGGTCAACCCCGGCAAGGTCGTCGCGTGGCCGGAATGGGTGATCACCGGCCCGGCCACCCAGATCACCGCGACCCTCGTCGCGACCGGCGAGTCCTGGACGCTCACCCCGGCCGACGTCGGCGGCACGCTCGCCGCCGGCGACGAGGTCCGCATCAGCACCGACCCGCCGCGGGTCCGCTACCACCCGGCGGCCGGACCCGTCGAGGTGTGGACCGAGGCCCTGGACTGGCCGTCCGCCGTGCTGTGGGGCCTGCCCCGCGGCAACAGCGACGTGGTGTTCCAGGTCGACGGAGCCGCCGCCGGCACGTCCATCACCCTGTCGTTCCACCCGAGGTACAAGACGTCATGA
- a CDS encoding siphovirus ReqiPepy6 Gp37-like family protein, with the protein MTITVLVTDMDLKVVGDPLTTWTQLDMTLRFNEPSSGVMTIPADPEVVAQLDAGTGRRIVIIRDGQVVLAGPLERPMAPYQRTLPGDQGGDDPQPGTLQLAFVDDLVHLAGRLVYPNPAQAASAQTASHYTATGVNAEVLMRNLVNLNAGPGALVDRRVPHLALGTLAGVGSNVSIRARFTGLLAELQSAALVGGGLGFRTRQTSDQILFEVYQPRDLTGSARYSWELGNLRSVSVERSAPALTHAIVGGQGEDAARTIVERADPAAAARWWRIEQWVDSRNEDTVAGLQQSGDEALAEGGETTQISAVTVDTEDLRFGHDVQLGDRATIAYLPGVEASDIVRQAQIQATPGAGEHVTVLIGSQEATADPAWVRLARRIQRRLARLETGTDVPAGP; encoded by the coding sequence ATGACGATCACGGTGCTGGTCACCGACATGGACCTGAAGGTGGTCGGTGACCCCCTCACCACGTGGACGCAGCTGGACATGACGCTGCGGTTCAACGAGCCGAGCAGCGGGGTGATGACCATCCCGGCGGACCCGGAGGTGGTCGCGCAGCTCGACGCCGGCACCGGCCGCCGGATCGTCATCATCCGCGACGGGCAGGTGGTGCTCGCCGGCCCGCTGGAGCGGCCCATGGCCCCGTACCAGCGGACGCTGCCCGGCGACCAGGGCGGTGACGATCCGCAGCCCGGCACGCTCCAGCTCGCGTTCGTCGACGACCTGGTGCACCTGGCCGGGCGGCTGGTCTACCCGAACCCTGCGCAGGCCGCCAGCGCGCAGACGGCCAGCCACTACACCGCCACCGGTGTCAACGCCGAGGTCCTCATGCGGAACCTGGTCAACTTGAACGCCGGGCCGGGCGCCCTGGTCGACCGGCGGGTGCCGCACCTGGCGCTCGGCACCCTCGCCGGTGTCGGCAGCAACGTGTCGATCCGGGCCCGGTTCACCGGTCTGCTCGCCGAGCTCCAGTCCGCCGCGCTCGTCGGCGGCGGGCTCGGGTTCCGCACCCGGCAGACTTCCGATCAGATCCTGTTCGAGGTCTACCAGCCGCGCGACCTCACCGGCAGCGCCCGCTACTCCTGGGAGCTGGGCAACCTGCGGTCGGTGTCGGTGGAGCGGTCGGCGCCGGCCCTCACCCACGCCATCGTCGGCGGGCAGGGCGAGGACGCCGCCCGCACCATCGTCGAACGCGCTGACCCGGCGGCGGCCGCGCGGTGGTGGCGCATCGAGCAGTGGGTCGACAGCCGCAACGAGGACACGGTGGCCGGCCTCCAGCAGTCCGGCGACGAGGCCCTGGCCGAAGGCGGCGAGACCACCCAGATCAGCGCGGTGACGGTCGACACCGAGGACCTGCGGTTCGGGCACGACGTGCAGCTCGGCGACCGCGCGACCATCGCGTACCTGCCCGGCGTCGAGGCCTCCGACATCGTCCGCCAGGCCCAGATCCAGGCCACCCCGGGCGCGGGTGAGCACGTCACCGTCCTGATCGGCAGCCAGGAGGCCACCGCCGATCCCGCATGGGTGCGGCTGGCCCGCCGCATCCAGCGGCGGCTGGCCCGCCTGGAGACCGGCACCGACGTGCCGGCCGGACCCTGA